In the genome of Fusobacterium russii ATCC 25533, one region contains:
- the hutG gene encoding formimidoylglutamase → MDWTGRIDGYEDDVLRVHQVVQEKTLEELLANDSEDRKVCFVSFNSDEGIRRNNGRTGAGEGWKHLKAALSNYPIFDTTLKLYDLKESIDVISGNLEAAQEKLANTVAELKKKNYFVVCLGGGHDIAYGTHNGILKYAKSRENNPKIGIINFDAHFDMREYKERGANSGSMFLQIAEDREKDGLRFDYNVIGIQKFSNTKRLFDTAKKYGVNYFLARDIEKVNELNINPILNRNDYIHLSICTDVFHVTTAPGVSAPQSFGIWPSQANRLLNIIAHTDKDLTLEVAEISPRYDYDDRTSRLAANFIYQIILRYFKVEI, encoded by the coding sequence ATGGACTGGACAGGTCGTATAGATGGTTATGAAGATGATGTATTAAGAGTACATCAAGTTGTACAGGAAAAAACATTGGAAGAGTTGTTGGCTAATGATTCAGAAGATAGAAAAGTATGTTTTGTAAGTTTTAATTCAGATGAAGGAATCAGAAGAAATAATGGTAGAACAGGAGCTGGGGAAGGGTGGAAACATTTAAAAGCTGCTTTATCGAACTATCCTATTTTTGACACTACATTGAAATTATATGATTTAAAAGAATCTATTGATGTAATTTCTGGAAATTTAGAAGCTGCTCAAGAAAAATTGGCTAATACAGTTGCAGAGCTAAAAAAGAAAAACTACTTTGTAGTATGTTTAGGTGGTGGACACGACATTGCTTATGGTACACATAATGGTATTCTAAAATATGCAAAATCAAGAGAAAATAACCCTAAAATTGGAATAATAAATTTCGATGCTCATTTTGATATGAGGGAATATAAAGAAAGAGGAGCTAACTCAGGCTCAATGTTTCTTCAGATAGCTGAGGATAGAGAAAAAGACGGGCTTAGATTTGACTACAATGTTATTGGTATACAAAAATTCTCAAATACAAAGAGATTATTTGATACAGCGAAAAAGTATGGTGTAAACTATTTTCTGGCAAGAGATATTGAAAAAGTTAATGAACTGAATATAAACCCTATTTTAAATAGGAATGATTATATTCATTTAAGTATTTGTACAGATGTATTTCACGTAACTACAGCACCGGGAGTGAGTGCACCTCAATCATTTGGTATCTGGCCAAGTCAGGCAAATAGACTTTTAAATATTATAGCTCATACTGATAAGGATTTAACTCTTGAAGTTGCAGAAATAAGTCCAAGATATGACTATGATGACAGAACTTCAAGGCTTGCTGCAAATTTCATATATCAGATAATTTTAAGATATTTTAAAGTTGAAATTTGA